One Rhododendron vialii isolate Sample 1 chromosome 2a, ASM3025357v1 genomic region harbors:
- the LOC131317399 gene encoding uncharacterized protein LOC131317399 — protein sequence MKPIVFHALGDMKKKVQDDNLKIVGLSSPIRPSYAANITKMLVKAGLDPEKVSTQTVAPFDSVLTHAQAKSLQQGIPIIATREGLGYQAAEEKLSVNMITVEGASDDGIGDETHPIPTQSEEGGQATIDELREVNLGDEGENKPTFISANLAEEKAQRYMSFLKEHHDVFARTYNEMPGLDPGVAIHRFAIHPEKWPVKQAPRRARPELMSQIEAKVDKLLTAGFIREVKYPTWLANIVPVPKKNGKIWICIDFCDLNEACPKDDFPLPITELLVDATTGYEILSFMDGYSGYNQIRMAPEDEELAAFRSLKGIFCYIVMPFGLKNAGATYQRSMTVIFGDMLHNIVECYVDDLVAKTRNKEDHLDDLKQIFERLRRYKLKMNPLKCAFGVCSGKFLGFVVQSKGIEIDPAKIKAIFEMPPPKNLKELKGLQGRLAYIRRFIFNLAGRCLPFSRLMKKGVPFEWDQSCQNAFDSIKAYLLKPPVLTSPTKGKPLLLYIAALDCSLGALLAQHNEQGKEQALYYLSRTLVGAELNYSPIEKTCLTLVFALQKLRHYVLEHEVKWISKADPLKYILSRPILSGKIDKWAIILQQFAIEYVFQKAIKGQALADFLAAHPIPDDSPLAIDLPDEEVMQVEAQKAWEMYFDGATRSPNGQKQDDLKNNKSGIGVVFVKPNNAIIPHSFALTEGCSNNEAEYEAVIAGLELALHVPIEELLVYGDSELVIKQLRGEYIVKKASLAPHHERAKPVAFTIQERRITVTVGERRVLQLLTEISEVLLVFAATTNESDEDWRKPFINYLQHGRLPEDKTKRAEVRRRATKFIMWKDALYKRSLDGMYMRCIANEQAHEVMAEVHSGVCGAHQSGPKLHMQLKRLGYYWPTMISDCINYAKSCQVCQYHGNFIHQPPEPLHVTTCSWPFAAWGIDVIGPIKPSSSAGDKYIIAATDYFSKWAEAIALKEMKSGNVSDFIRTHIIYRFGVCFPLFRRVGVSGKSNGACAT from the exons ATGAAGCCTATAGTGTTCCATGCACTTGGTGACATGAAAAAGAAAGTTCAGGATGATAATCTCAAAATTGTGGGGTTATCGAGTCCAATAAGACCAAGTTATGCTGCAAACATTACAAAAATGTTAGTGAAAGCTGGTCTTGATCCTGAAAAAGTATCCACACAAACAGTAGCACCTTTTGACTCCGTGCTAACTCACGCACAAGCCAAATCCCTTCAGCAAGGAATTCCTATTATTGCCACAAGGGAAGGATTGGGCTATCAAGCCGCGGAAGAAAAGCTCTCTGTAAATATGATTACAGTTGAAGGGGCCTCGGATGATGGGATTGGAGATGAGACACATCCCATACCAACACAATCTGAAGAAGGAGGTCAGGCTACAATTGACGAGCTTCGCGAAGTCAATCTTGGTGATGAAGGAGAAAATAAGCCAACTTTCATAAGTGCAAACTTGGCAGAGGAAAAGGCTCAAAGGTACATGTCTTTTCTAAAAGAGCATCACGATGTTTTTGCACGGACCTACAACGAAATGCCTGGACTTGATCCTGGAGTTGCAATTCATAGATTCGCAATCCATCCTGAGAAATGGCCTGTTAAACAAGCGCCAAGAAGGGCACGGCCAGAATTGATGTCCCAAATCGAGGCTAAAGTCGATAAACTCCTTACAGCTGGATTCATCAGAGAGGTTAAATACCCGACTTGGTTGGCAAACATAGTCCCAGTTCcgaaaaagaatgggaaaataTGGATTTGTATTGACTTCTGCGATCTCAATGAAGCTTGTCCTAAAGATGATTTTCCTTTACCCATCACTGAACTTCTGGTTGATGCAACCACAGGTTACGAAATCTTGTCATTCATGGACGGATATTCGGGTTATAATCAAATCCGAATGGCTCCTGAAGATGAAGAACTGGCAGCTTTTAGATCTCTGAAAGGGATCTTTTGCTACATAGTGATGCCTTTTGGTCTAAaaaatgcaggggcaacataccaaagatcAATGACAGTGATATTTGGTGATATGTTGCATAACATCGTTGAGTGCTATGTTGATGATCTTGTCGCCAAAACCAGAAATAAGGAAGATCATTTGGATGACTTGAAGCAAATTTTTGAACGCTTAAGGCGGTACAAGCTCAAGATGAACCCGTTAAAGTGCGCTTTTGGGGTTTGTTCAGGTAAATTCCTTGGCTTTGTAGTTCAAAGCAAAGGAATCGAAATTGATCCTGCGAAAATCAAGGCTATCTTTGAAATGCCTCCTCCCAAAAATTTGAAGGAGTTGAAAGGGTTACAAGGAAGATTAGCCTATATAAGAAGGTTCATCTTTAACTTGGCAGGGCGATGCTTGCCATTCTCAAGGCTAATGAAAAAGGGTGTACCCTTCGAATGGGATCAATCATGCCAAAACGCGTTTGATAGTATCAAGGCATATCTCTTGAAACCCCCGGTACTTACGAGCCCAACCAAAGGAAAACCATTGTTGCTATACATTGCTGCTCTTGACTGCTCATTGGGAGCCCTTTTGGCCCAACATAACGAACAAGGGAAAGAACAGGCTTTGTATTATCTAAGTCGTACTTTGGTTGGTGCAGAACTCAACTACTCTCCGATTGAGAAAACATGTCTCACTTTGGTGTTCGCCTTGCAAAAGTTAAGACATTACGTCTTGGAGCATGAAGTCAAATGGATATCAAAGGCTGACCCTTTAAAGTATATACTGTCAAGGCCAATACTCTCTGGGAAAATTGATAAATGGGCTATAATCCTCCAACAATTTGCAATTGAATATGTTTTCCAAAAAGCAATAAAAGGTCAAGCCTTAGCAGATTTTTTAGCAGCTCACCCTATCCCTGATGATTCACCTCTAGCCATTGATTTACCAGATGAGGAGGTCATGCAAGTTGAAGCTCAAAAAGCATGGGAgatgtacttcgatggggcaaCAAGGAGTCCAAATGGCCAAAAGCAAGACGatctaaaaaataacaaatctgGAATCGGTGTTGTGTTCGTCAAACCAAATAATGCCATAATTCCTCATTCCTTTGCCTTGACAGAAGGATGTTCAAACAATGAGGCAGAATATGAAGCTGTAATTGCTGGATTGGAATTGGCATTGCATGTACCGATTGAAGAGCTCTTAGTCTATGGAGATTCTGAGTTGGTGATAAAGCAGTTGCGTGGAGAATATATTGTTAAAAAAGCAAGCTTGGCCCCACATCATGAAAGGGCTAAGCCAGTTGCTTTCACAATTCAAGAAA GGAGAATAACTGTTACAGTTGGAGAAAGAAGAGTTCTACAACTCTTAACTGAAATCTCAGAAGTACTGCTAGTATTTGCAGCCACAACAAATGAAAGTGACGAAGATTGGCGCAAGCCCTTTATAAATTACCTCCAACATGGTAGGCTTCCAGAGGATAAAACAAAAAGGGCAGAGGTAAGGCGTCGAGCCACAAAATTCATCATGTGGAAGGACGCATTATACAAAAGATCCTTGGATGGAATGTATATGCGTTGCATAGCCAACGAACAAGCTCATGAAGTTATGGCGGAAGTTCATAGTGGTGTATGTGGAGCACACCAAAGTGGTCCAAAGTTACATATGCAATTGAAACGCCTtggatactattggccaaccatGATTTCTGACTGCATTAATTATGCAAAAAGTTGCCAAGTTTGCCAATATCATGGAAATTTTATCCATCAGCCTCCAGAGCCTTTACATGTGACAACATGCTCTTGGCCATTTGCAGcatggggcatcgatgttattgggcCTATCAAGCCATCATCCTCTGCGGGTGATAAATATATCATAGCTGCCactgattatttctcaaaatgggcaGAAGCAATTGCTTTGAAAGAAATGAAGAGTGGGAATGTCTCAGATTTCATCCGAACCCATATCATCTATAGGTTTGGGGTCTGTTTCCCACTTTTCCGCCGGGTAGGCGTGAGCGGAAAATCCAATGGCGCGTGTGCGACATGA